The proteins below are encoded in one region of Oryzias melastigma strain HK-1 linkage group LG7, ASM292280v2, whole genome shotgun sequence:
- the LOC112159081 gene encoding L-rhamnose-binding lectin SML: MQLFRLSATMLVAAVCLFMASGVSTETVTTCVDFDDVVHRLECEKGVISVESALYGRANSFICHEGKPTHQTSDTNCHQSGAENFVKSRCNNKTFCEINRVDVSSEDPCYGTYKYLQTNFTCIHTKTTHLFACQESYAHLKCDYGMDIYVLSANYGRNNHTICSANRTPSQIEDVTCSNPTPIVAQRCNGRNSCTIRASNSVFGAPCDGTYKYLDLTYACQYPTHC; this comes from the exons ATGCAGCTCTTCAGACTCAGCGCAACAATGT tggttgCAGCAGTTTGCCTTTTCATGGCATCAG GGGTTTCCACAGAAACAGTCACAACCTGTGTCGACTTTGACGATGTCGTCCATCGTCTGGAATGCG AGAAGGGAGTGATCAGTGTGGAGTCAGCCCTGTATGGACGTGCAAACAGTTTCATCTGTCATGAAGGCAAACCCACACACCAAACCAGCGACACAAACTGCCACCAAAGTGGAGCTGAGAATTTTGTCAAAAGCAG GTGCAACAACAAGACGTTTTGTGAGATCAACAGAGTCGATGTTAGCTCAGAGGATCCCTGCTATGGAACATACAAATATCTACAGACCAACTTCACCTGCATCCATACAAAAACCA CTCACCTCTTTGCATGCCAGGAGTCTTATGCCCATTTGAAGTGCG ATTATGGGATGGATATATATGTTCTGAGTGCCAACTATGGGCGTAATAATCATACCATCTGCTCTGCCAACCGAACTCCCTCTCAGATTGAAGATGTCACCTGCTCCAACCCCACCCCAATAGTTGCTCAAAG ATGTAATGGGAGAAACAGCTGCACCATCAGAGCAAGCAACTCAGTGTTTGGAGCCCCTTGTGACGGCACATACAAGTATCTTGACCTGACTTATGCTTGTCAGT ATCCTACCCATTGTTGA
- the LOC112159799 gene encoding L-rhamnose-binding lectin SML-like: protein MLLFRLSPTMFLAAVCLFMASAVSTETVTTCVDYNNPHYLECENGVINVKSVFYGRTNKVICSEGRPPHQLSNTECSQPGTVNFVKDRCNGRKSCEISLNDIINPDPCYGIYKYLQTNFTCVPAVHLIACEHSYAHLTCGQGEAIFVLGANYGRQDRNICYVSRPPNQVQNVYCSNPTQIVAQRCSWERNCTIYASNLIFGDPCPGTFKYLELSYVCLNPLAG, encoded by the exons ATGCTGCTCTTCAGACTCAGCCCAACAATGT ttcttgcAGCAGTTTGCCTGTTCATGGCATCAG CGGTTTCTACAGAAACAGTCACAACCTGTGTTGATTACAACAATCCCCATTATCTGGAATGTG AGAATGGAGTGATCAATGTGAAGTCGGTCTTTTATGGACGTACAAACAAAGTCATCTGCAGTGAAGGCAGACCTCCACACCAGCTGAGCAACACTGAATGCTCTCAACCTGGAACTGTGAACTTTGTCAAAGACAG GTGTAACGGTAGGAAGTCGTGTGAGATCAGCTTAAACGACATCATTAATCCTGATCCCTGCTATGGAATTTACAAATATCTACAGACCAACTTCACCTGCGTTCCTGCAG TTCACCTCATTGCATGTGAGCACTCTTATGCACATTTGACCTGCG GTCAAGGGGAGGCTATATTTGTCTTGGGTGCCAACTATGGTCGTCAAGATAGGAACATCTGCTATGTCAGCCGACCTCCCAATCAGGTTCAAAATGTCTACTGCTCCAACCCCACCCAGATAGTCGCTCAGAG GTGTAGTTGGGAAAGAAACTGCACCATCTATGCAAGCAACTTGATATTTGGAGACCCCTGTCCTGGGACATTCAAGTATCTGGAGCTGTCTTATGTTTGTCTCA ATCCTCTCGCTGGATGA